In the genome of Fructilactobacillus hinvesii, the window ATACTGGTTAGAAATCATCCTGTCGTTAATCATCGGCTTGACCATTTCGGTTGTCATCATGTACTTTGTTTCGAAGTTATTGGGATTAAACAACGCTGGAATCGCTTCGATGTTACCCCAAGCTGCTACTACCGCCGTGGCCATGCCCATTGCCGCTGGAATCCATGGAATTCCGGCCATCACCGCCATGGCCTGCATCCTCAACGCCGTTATCATTTACGCAATTGGGGACTGGCTCATTAAAATCTTCCACCTCAAGAACCCCATTGGGGTGGGATTAGGCTTGGGAACGGCTGGTCACACCCTTGGTTCTGCCAAGGCCTTAGAACTAGGGGAAGTTCAAGGTTCAATGGCAGCCATCTCCGTTGTCATCATTTCGATTGTGGTCGACGTGGTGGTGCCTCTCTTTGCAAACCTAGTTCATATTTAATTCAACTACGTCACAAAAAAAGAGTTCGGAAAATTCCGAACTCTTTTTGCTTTGGCTAAATCAGCCTTAGTTACTTAAATGATAATTATAGGTTGAAACAATGATGTTTTGCCGTGAATTGAGGGCGGCCCGTAACCGAAGTCCCGTTTGGTTGTGTAGCACTTGTTGCCAGTGTTTGCGTGGGACAAACTGCGGAACCAGAACGGTGGTTGAGTAGTTAATCTCATCGTCCTTTCGTGCGATTACATCACAGAAACGGAGAACTGGATCGTTCAAGGACCGGTACGAGGTGTGAATGTTAACGAACCGAATTTCTGGATATTCACTCTTGAACTGACTCTCA includes:
- the lrgB gene encoding antiholin-like protein LrgB, which encodes MQAELLKFLGTPMFGIALSLVVYLIGTFLFKKTKGFFLFQPLFVSMVLGIFILWMIAAVTKLDVTWVYKNLYKPGGDIIFWFLYPATIAFALPLFKRNDIVKKYWLEIILSLIIGLTISVVIMYFVSKLLGLNNAGIASMLPQAATTAVAMPIAAGIHGIPAITAMACILNAVIIYAIGDWLIKIFHLKNPIGVGLGLGTAGHTLGSAKALELGEVQGSMAAISVVIISIVVDVVVPLFANLVHI